The following proteins are co-located in the Polyangiaceae bacterium genome:
- a CDS encoding metallophosphoesterase family protein, which translates to MRTLILGDVHGCAAELEELLAAAAFAEDDRLIFVGDLVARGPDTRRVLALARDAGAVAIRGNHEQRLLDVRGARARAVEAPRLSPGHERVFAELDAADWQLLEAMPLWHELPDLALRVVHAGIVPGRPMPEQQPWALLHMRTLRDGEASDKRGGELWGRRYQGPPHIVFGHNAVDGLQLHPHATGLDTGCVYGGSLSALVLRDGEEVPAPADRRDCIVSVKARRAYVSY; encoded by the coding sequence ATGCGCACCCTCATCCTTGGCGACGTTCACGGCTGCGCGGCCGAGCTCGAGGAGCTCCTGGCCGCTGCTGCCTTTGCGGAGGACGACCGGCTGATCTTCGTCGGTGACCTGGTGGCGCGCGGTCCGGATACGCGGCGGGTGCTTGCCCTCGCGCGAGACGCGGGCGCGGTCGCCATTCGCGGCAATCACGAGCAGCGCTTGCTGGATGTGCGAGGGGCTCGCGCTCGCGCTGTAGAGGCGCCGCGCCTGTCGCCAGGGCACGAGCGAGTCTTCGCTGAACTCGATGCGGCGGACTGGCAGCTCCTGGAAGCGATGCCCCTGTGGCACGAGCTTCCCGACTTGGCTCTCCGCGTCGTGCACGCCGGCATCGTGCCCGGCCGTCCCATGCCCGAACAGCAGCCCTGGGCCTTGCTGCACATGCGGACCCTGCGCGATGGGGAAGCGAGCGACAAGCGCGGCGGCGAGCTGTGGGGGCGACGCTATCAAGGCCCGCCCCACATCGTGTTCGGCCACAACGCCGTCGACGGTTTGCAGCTTCACCCGCACGCCACGGGGCTCGACACGGGCTGCGTCTACGGCGGCTCCCTCAGCGCCTTGGTCTTGCGCGACGGCGAAGAAGTCCCCGCGCCCGCCGATCGCCGCGATTGCATCGTCAGCGTAAAAGCGCGCCGCGCCTACGTTTCGTACTGA
- a CDS encoding OmpA family protein: MLIPCRSCQRHVRHREARCPFCGTAQPTAGRAAPVSPDPRLSRSAQVLFCAAWVGTACAGAPHAESAPNAAAPTPSIQAADAGATSAADAAALDAEPSALDDAAADAEADAEAHRHGSFVAIYGQSVRTIAFHIQFKPNSDAFDKTATDHLDQLVSLMQSDDFHLEIEGHTSHQEKWNKTLSQRRADRVRNYLVSHGVAAERLKVAAYRDEKPIAAGSGPRNSRVQFVLIEKRDVRP; this comes from the coding sequence ATGCTGATCCCTTGTCGCAGTTGCCAGCGTCACGTTCGACATCGCGAAGCCCGCTGTCCCTTCTGCGGCACAGCGCAACCCACGGCGGGGCGCGCCGCGCCGGTATCCCCGGATCCGCGGCTGTCGCGGAGCGCACAGGTGCTGTTTTGCGCGGCCTGGGTCGGCACGGCCTGCGCCGGCGCTCCGCACGCTGAGTCCGCGCCGAACGCGGCCGCTCCGACCCCGTCCATCCAGGCTGCGGATGCAGGCGCGACCTCCGCAGCGGATGCAGCGGCGCTCGACGCAGAACCGAGCGCACTCGACGACGCCGCGGCGGACGCAGAAGCGGATGCAGAAGCGCATCGTCATGGATCCTTCGTCGCGATCTACGGTCAGTCCGTGCGCACGATCGCGTTTCACATCCAGTTCAAGCCGAACAGCGACGCCTTCGACAAGACGGCGACGGATCACCTCGATCAACTGGTCAGCTTGATGCAGTCCGACGACTTTCACTTGGAGATCGAGGGACACACGTCGCACCAGGAGAAGTGGAACAAGACCTTGTCCCAGCGTCGCGCGGATCGCGTGCGGAACTACCTCGTGAGTCACGGCGTCGCGGCGGAGCGCTTGAAGGTGGCAGCCTACCGCGACGAGAAACCCATCGCGGCGGGCTCGGGCCCGCGAAACTCCCGCGTCCAGTTCGTCTTGATCGAAAAGCGGGACGTCCGACCTTGA
- a CDS encoding ClpX C4-type zinc finger protein, with protein MTEPDPESIAPSSPAPRCSFCGGSDFAAGDLVEGGGPHAGGLPVVHICRDCVEACMEALTVERRVSADDWPAPDVIEPPAPIVSEWTDEAEITSQVRLPKPAKET; from the coding sequence GTGACCGAGCCCGATCCGGAGAGCATCGCGCCCTCGAGCCCCGCGCCTAGGTGCTCATTCTGCGGCGGTTCCGACTTTGCCGCCGGCGATCTAGTCGAGGGTGGCGGCCCGCATGCAGGTGGCCTTCCGGTCGTGCACATCTGCCGCGACTGCGTGGAAGCTTGCATGGAAGCGCTCACGGTCGAGCGGCGCGTCAGCGCGGACGATTGGCCTGCGCCCGACGTCATCGAGCCCCCTGCGCCCATCGTTTCGGAATGGACGGACGAGGCCGAGATCACGAGTCAAGTTCGGCTGCCAAAACCTGCAAAGGAGACCTAG